The window GATATTTTGCGGTTAGCGGCCCCACTTCGCGGTAGGGCACTAGATTAAACCAGGCTTGAGGCAACTGCTGAATTTCTGTCACCGAAGCACCATCGGGCAAAATAACGTTGACCTCAATGCCCAAAGACTCCATGAGCTTCACCAGCTCAGTGCGATCGTGATTGTTGTGGAAACCGAGGGTTGTAAGGCCAATGATATTGACCGATGGCTTTTCGGTTTTTCCAGGGGGAAGTTCCCCCTTCTTCTGGGCGCGCTCTAGATAAAACTGAACAATTTGCTGCAGTGTGCGATCAGCAGCCTGCAGCTCATTGACTCGATAGTGATTCACATCAGCGAGCAGCACATCACATTGGGCAGTTAAGCTCGCTCGCTGAACAAAATTCTGGAGATCTTCTTGCAAAATACTGGACGTGCAGGTGGGAGTCAAAACAATCAGGTCGGGGGCTTCCTCCTGATCTTTGCGGACAATATTATCCACCACCTTTTCTTGAGACCCCCGTGCTAGCACAGTTCGGTCTACGATACTGGCAGTCACTGGGGTAAAATCGCGTTCCCGCTCCAACATGGAGCGCATCACGTTAAAATAATCGTCCCCCAAAGGCGCGTGCATGATGGCATGCACATGCTTAAAGGAACTTGCAATTCTGAGGGTGCCTATATGCGCAGGACCGGCGTACATCCAGTAGGCCAGTTTCATAGAATAAGTCTCCCGTCGTGATGTCTAAATTGCTGAGTGAGTTTTTGCCGAAAACCCTCGCAACTGACAAACGCAGGTTTAACTATTCACAGAAAGCTATCAACAACCCCAAAAGAATTTGTACTTGGTTTCAACACTATAGTCGAAAGTTGTAAGGTAACCTCTCAAACCAGCTAAAGCGTTCATGGTTTGATACGGTCTGATAAAATTCTCAACATTCTGTAAGCCTAGCCTTAGGGCTTATGGTCGAAGCGTTGGGGATCCTGCGTCATGAACTTCGACTGTATGGAGCTGCTTACAGAAAGAGTGAGAGGGCGATCGCAGGGGCAATGACCCAGAACACAATCGCTTGGAAAAGCATGCGTCTTCGCTTCTGAAATGAGTCCATCGAAATCGCTACTCCTGTATGGCGAGAGTACACATGTGACGTTGAACAACTGCCGCTAAAACAGACCCTTGATGATTGAATCCATCCCACCTATGGGATTGAGAAAAGACTGCCCAGCCTAATGACAAAAAAGTTCATCCAGCTCCAATCTTTGCGAGAAACGGCAGGTTTATGAGGAAATGAGTTCTCCGTAAAGTACGAACGTTAACAGGCGTTTTTGCTATCGCGATCGCTGGCGAGCATGAACCAGTCTGACAACAATGGGTTTAATCGTCGGGCAAAAGCCCCTCTCGGGGAGTGACTCTCATCCTCAGCCCATGTGAGCTTACAAGCGGTGTGTGGTGAAACCAATCCCTCCTGATCGTGATCTGAATCACAGGCTTGCTAGCCCATTCATAATTGTCAGTTTATTCCTAGCGCCAAAACCTTTCAGCATAGAAAATAACGCTTATTACCTTTGGGATCATCTGAAAAGAGTTGAGATTTTGTGGGATCGGGTTTGTTCCAAGCTGCTTTCCCACGGCTACCCGTGCTGACCCTCGAGATCACGCCTCATCGCGATTTGCAGTCCCATGACACCCTATCCCCCAAACCCTAGACTCTGGCTTGACTCAGATGTCCTGGAGTCAACCAAAAGCGGTTATAGATCAGCACACATTCGTGTTAAATCAGTCCAAACCACTCAACTGCCAGCAGATAGGATCTTGCGCATGCACCTCTGCAGGTATGACGTATCGATTTGAATTTAGTGCGGTGAGGTGGATTTTCGCGATCGCTTAGAAGCGATAACCCACGTTGAAATGAAATCGAAGCCCACGAGGGTCGTCTGTGGAAAGCTCTTGGACGTCAACTAATGGGTAGGCAAAATCTGCCCGTGCGTTGAACTGGTCACTGATGTTAAAGAGCAGCCCAACCCCTGTGCCCAACATGAAGTTGTTGTCGGTTACCCGGGTCTCTGAATCAGTGTTCCAGATGTATCCCCCCTCTAAAAATGGGGTGATTTGGAAAAAAGGCAGCCCCGACTCGTCCCGGGTCACCGTGATTTGATCCTCGATTGAAAACCGAATACCGTTGTCGCCAAACCGTTGGTTTTGGTCATACCCTCTGACAGAAAGCCCCCCACCGATAAAAAACTGCTCTGATCCCGGCAGCGTGTCTGGCGAGAGTTGCAGGCTGCCTTGCAAAATCATCAGGTGGTCTCGACCTAGGCGCTGTACCCGCTGCACCTGCCCAATCCAGCTAAAAAAATCGCGCTCGTCACCGGCAGCGAGGCTGGTATCTTCTGAACGTTCTGTCCCCAGGCGAAATTGCGATTGCAAGGCCCATGCGCCATTGATGTCCCGATGCACATAATCTTGGCCGAAGCTAAAGACACTGATGCGAGAGTCGTCGGTAATGATGTCTGAAATCAGCGTAGAGCCTTCCCGGAATCGATATCCCAGAGAGAGGGCAAATTCATTCCGGGGTGTGCGAATGAGCGGTTGGCGGAGGCTGACTTCATAAATGTCTGTGGAGCCTTCGGTATCGAGATCGAAAGTGGGCTGGTCGCGACTGGTAATGCGAAAGTCGTTCGGAGCATACCGTAATAGGATCGTCCCATTCATCGGGTTAATGGGAACTCGATAACCCACTTCATAAACCCGAGAACCATAGGTATTCGTTAACGTTGCGGCACCAAAAAAGGTATCGCCGAGCCCTGCCAAATTGCGAAACTCTAGTCGAGTCCCAAACCGAACATCGCCCACGGCGGGGGGCGAGTAATTATCCGTAAATACGGAGCCGCCTATTGTTGAGGCCTCAGTCACTCGAACGATCAGACGACTTTTGCCCACGCCACTACCCGCCCTGAGACTGGCTTCCACGTTTTCAAACATGGGATCGACCCGCAACAGGCGCAGCTGGTCTTCGAGGCGCGCCTGATTCAAAGGGCGAGTGCCCCCAAGGGCAACGCGATTGCGCACATAGTTTTGTAGCGTTTCAGTCCCTTCTACAACGATTTCCTCAAGTTCCCCTTCTAGGACTTGGATTTGTACCACGCCATCCACAATAGTTTGGGTGCCAATAATGGCGCGGGAGGTAATGTAGCCCTCATTGAGATATCGCTGGGTAATGGCATCTGCGGCTTCTTGCAGCTCCCTTAAGGTCACCTCGCGATTTTCATAGGGCGCCACAATTTCGTCTAAAGTCGCCTCCTCAAAGAGAGTGCTGCCCGTCACCTGAACATCGGTAACGGTAAAAGGCGTATCGGTATCAGGGAGAGGCGGATCTGTCGGAGGGCTAGGGGGGACTTGTGGTGCCTCCTCAGGCAGGGGTTGTGGAAGGTCTGGTGTTTCTGGAAACCGATCTTGACTAGGGTCTACTTGAGCCAGGCGATGCCGAAGATCTAATGAATTTTCAAAAGCAGGTGAGGCTAGCGTCATACTGGCAAGGGCAATTGAGGGCCAGATCCCGACTGACGCGATCGCACTGCAGAAGTAAAGACCTAGAAACTTGGAAGGCATAATTCATGCATGCTCAACACGCTCCCCAAATTATCGCCATAAACTCGAAAAAATCTTGATTTATGCCACCGCAGTGGACAATTTTTTCGGATATTGGCAGGTCTACCGCGGGCAACAGCATCTTCTCTGAGGGCGGATAGCCGACTCTAAAACCTTTCTTACCCGTATGTAGGTCAGCGCTAAAAATGTCAAAAACCTATGCTCGCGATGCTGAATCGCCAAGATTTATTCTGGCTGCTGAATTTTTTAGACGGTTGAAATTGAAGTCTCTTAACGATGGTGACTCAGTCAATTTTTGATGTTGCACCTGAAATGCTCATTAGGATACTCGGATTTCCTGGAATTTTTATGCAGCAAGGGTTTGATTTCTGCCTGCTGCCTGCTGCCTGCTGCTTTCTGCCTTTCGCTAGATGCACGTGATTTCACTCAGAAATAAAATTAGAGCGATATCTTTTCGTAAAAACTTAGGGATTTAATATCAGTGATTTCACGAAAAGAAGCGGAAATTACTTAAAAGTTGTTGGCTTATTTGAGGTTAAAAATGTTTTTTACTCAAATGTTTTTATTGTTATTTGATTGGGAATAGTAAACCTAAGCTCATATCGAGCAAGGGTGCATCTACTCCTCTGATAACAGAAAACTGGGAACTAAGTTGTTAGAGGAATACTTGTCAAAAGCATCTACACAATTTCATTTAAAACCTCTGGCAATGCATTGAATCAGTGTAATAGAGCTGTTTTTCTATCGTGATCGTGAATTTCAGATTGAACTCGCTCTAGAGTCGTACACTTATGCTGACAGAGATTTAAGCATATGAATTCAGTGATTACCTGATTTTTTAGGTGAAAAATAACTGAATTTATCTTGTGTACCTGATTTGATTGTATCTGCCAGCTTTGTCAGGGTGGTCTCAAAACATCACATTTAAGGGTGCATCTTACCTTTCGAAATACCAGATCTATTTATCTGTAAAAGATCTGATACCACAAAACCCTGTTCTTGACTCGGCATAAATGAATGAAAGCTATACACTGCTTAAGTCTTTTTGCAACTACAGTTCTGATTTCGGGGACGACTGCAACTGCGTCATGGGCTCAGCAGGCTGCAAGTTCGTCAGGCTTTACTTTTAATGATGCTGGCGGTGTCACCAGCGCCGTCATCTCTGAGGCGAGTAGTGACACCTTTGCGTTTAGTTCTGCAGTGAGTAATGACGGTGGGGTGTTCACTCAGGCATTTTCTAGCAGTTTTGACCCATCTTCATACATTGATGAGGCGATCGCAGCACCCCCCGGCATTGCTTCAGGTACTGCCGTTTCCCCCTCAGGAGTTGGCAGCGGCAATGGGGTTGTCTCTATTCAATATCCCGGTGGCTCGATTGAGATTGGCACCCCTTAGGTCACCCTTTTACAGCGTTTCTGAATCCAGTGAGGTACATAGATCTACCTAGACCCTTGATCTCAGGAAATAAGCTGTACCTCACCTAGAAAGGAAATGCTGTATAGCCTTGTGCCGATGAATCCAGGGCATCTGGATCAAGCCAGTTTCTAGCGCTTGGGGTCTCAGGTCTTGGATTTGCAGGCACATTGCTATAGGGGCCAATTGCAATCAGGAAGCTGGCTCGAAGATAGGGATCCGTCATGAGCTGTCAGGCTAGCCGATCGTGAATCACTGGCTACCGATGTTTGATCCACTTTTGTTTAACTCACTTTGGCCAGATGTTCTGTCTCGGATAAAGGTGCCAGGAGAGTAAGCGCTCAGTGCATATCTCCTGGTCAATCAACGTTTATTACTAATATTTTTAAGAATAAAACTCTACGGATTAGGCGAGAAATCATTTTAGAGTCGATGAAATGTTAGCCAAAACTATCAGGTATTAAACCTCTCATTAATAAATTATCTAGGTGACTATTATCGTCACCAAAAAAAGGGCGCAAATTATTGCGCCCTTCATTAGCAGGATATCCTGTAATCCCAATCAGTTGATTAATCCAAGGTCTGTCACTTACGGGAGAAGGATGACAGAAGGTCCAGGAAGAATCGTAACGGTAGGATTGGGGTTGCCAGTTGTGTTGATAGCACTTCCAAACCGGATTGCTCCAGGTTCGCGAAGGGCGACGTTAGAACTATCGACTGTGGATGCAAAAGCCTCGGTGTAAACACCCCCGGTGTTGCTAACAGCAGAGCTGAAAGCAAAGGTGTCGCTCACTGCTGAAGACAAAATAACGCTGGTGACGCCACCATCCTCTCCAATTGTGAAACCAGCGGATGTAGAGACTTCTTGTGCAGCAGCAGGGCCTGCTACACCTGCAACCATTGCGACGGTTGCCAAAGCGCCCAAAAGTTTAGTGTTAGACATTGCAAAAGCTCCTTATGGAAGTCAATAAGTTAACGGTTCTAGCTTTCAAATAAGTGATAAGTCAGCTAAAAACTATTGCTTTTCATCACTTGATCGCTAAGCGACTGGGTTCAATGTGCGTTTTCCTGTCTATCGCTATCAGGGATATTCAGCGATCGCAAAACAGGGAAACAGAGCTGCTCAATAGCATTCTGAGCAGAGTAGGGAACCGAATATCCCAGATTTATGGCAAGACTTCGGTGTACCGTGACTTGCTTATCTGGCAAGAACAACACATATGAAAAACGGCTTAGCAGTGGTAGTTGTCCCTTCCTGGAAACATGTTTACTCCCCTGAAATAGGCATTTCCGGGAAAACACCAATTTTTTTTATAAAGAGAAGTTTAAGAAGCCTTCAAAGTCCGAAAATGTACGGATTTGGTTAGGCAGAGCTGAAAATCTATGTGTCTAAAGCCTAGATCTGTAGAATTTTTCCTGGCTCAGATAATTGAGAGATGACTTGCTTTTGATATCCATATTCAGGTTTCAAAAGGCTGTTCTATCTGGCTTTTGAGAAGATCGGCGTCTGATTAAGAAGGCAGCGAAATTCTTTGTAAATTGCGGTTAGGGAATTTGTAGGCTAATTGCCTTCCCCTTATGTGAGCCCCTGTTATGAGTCTTGCCATACCTTATGAGTCTTGTCATGTTAAATAATTTTCTGGGGAAAGAAACTGCCCCCCCCTACCGAGAAAAAAATAGCCAGCTCAATTATCTCTGGCTTGTTTTAGAAACAGGGATCTGCCTAGCTGCTCTTTCTAGTGGTACTGCTTGGAGCCAAACAGCCCCTACTGACGACATGGCTGATTCTGAATCCGATCAGCCCCCTGATCAGGCAATGCCCGATGCCGCTGCTTTTGAATTAGTCAGTGTGAGTCCAGAGGCATCCCCCCCTGAAAGTAGGCTGCAAGCGGAATTTTCACCGAGTAATACGACTCCTCAAAATGCTCGTTCCTCTGTTCAGCAAATTGCTCTGGCTACGGACAATAAAGTGTCTCCGAAAGCGGAGCCAGTGCTAAGAAATCAACCGGCTATGGTGCCGTCACTCCCAACCCTGGCACGTAACCCTGATGAAGCCTCAGAAACGGTTCCTATTCCTCAGTCCAGCTCAGTTTCTGAGGGGCCATTGGAGGCTCCCTATGACTTAGAGTCGGCTCAACCGCAAGCGAATGTCTTTGTCCCTGCAGAGCCAACTGCTGTAGACCGTGGAGAGACTCTCCCAACCTCGCCATCCTTAGCGCTTGCCTCAAGTACCCAAGCCCGTGATCTGCTTTTGCCTGGGCCTGAAGCTTCAATGCAGCCCAGATTTTCTGCTCCCGCTGCTGGAACTGCGAGCGCAGCGAGTGCAGATGAAGCTGAAACAGATGCCTCTGATGGAGCCATCCCTGCTGACTCAGGGGGGGTGACGCCTGCTGCGGTGGCAACGATAGATGAGGCTGCCTCACCGACCTCTGCCCAACCCGCTCAACTCTCGGAAGTGGCCGCATCGTCTACCACGTTTGTGGCTAATCGCAATGGCGTTGAAGCGTCAGCGTCAGAGGATGCGGCAACCCTATCATCGGATGTCAGTCAGTTTGAAATTAACGAATATCTGACTGAACCGACCCCCATTGAGCCTGGGGTGCTGAGCCCTTTGATCACGACAATTCCCTTTAATGGAGGAGCCTTAGAGTTTGACGCTCGGGGGGATTTGACGACTGGCGTGAGCTTTGGGGATGACCGCGATACCAATATTCGCTTCCGAGGCACCTATACGATTAGTCGTGAACTGGAGAGCAGTACAACCGTCGGAAATGTGACAACGCTGGCGCAGCGGCAGGCGGTCTTGCAGGTACAGGATGTTTTACAAGAAAGAGAGCTGGAGATTTCTCAGCAAGATCCGGTGACGGTCTTGGGCCAAAATATTCAAATTAGCTTGACAGCAAGCTGTTTAGAAAGCCGAGATGACATTTGTACCTACACACCAGGGATCATCACCGATCGCGACAGTATTGATCCTGAAACCCTCTTGCCTACTCGGTTTGAGCAAACCTCTAACTTTGGTGATGTGGTCACCCCTGAATCATTAGCAGCGATTCAAGAACCTGGATTTCAGCAGGGGGCCAATGGTCAACTCATTGGGGTAGATTTGTATCTCCCCAATATCGCCACGCTACCTGGCAATAGCCTATCAACGTCTACCGATATTGACCGAGAAGAACGGTTTGATACGATTCCGGCTGTGAGCTTTGCCGAAATTAGCCAGACGGTTCAAGGCAATGCCAATGAAGCTGCCCTGGCCAGAACCATTCGCGGCCCAGCCATAGTGTTTGACACCGATCAGCCCATCACCAACGTGATTTTGGCGGCTGCAGCCCTGCTGTTGCCCGAAGCCCAGCCATTTGTACCGGATACTGAAGCTGCTTCGAACCCCAATATCAATCGAGGATTGTTTTTTGCCGCCAACAACACCCGCATTCCTGCCAGTAGCCTGACGCTATATCAGACGGGGGTAGGGCGGTCAGCGACCCCCTTAAAGCCGGTAGAAGACCTGAGTGAGCTGCCTGACGCTAGTTTCAACGCTATTTGGCTAGGGCTGTCCCCCGTCACAGACCGCAGCTACGAAACCGAATCTACCTTTGAACTGATTGGGGATCAGCGGGTGACCCTATTTGCAGGGGGAGAAGGGGGGCGAGTAGCTTCCCCTGAAGTGATTTCACTGGTCAATGGGGAGTTATTTTCGAGCCGAAGCTTAGATAACGTCTACACGCAAAATTACGTCACATTGTTTGAGCAGGATGCCTTTCGTGCAGATACCTTTCGGCAAATCGATCGCATCCGCTACTACCCTCATCTGAGCTTCAGCGGCAATATTACCGGTTCCTCTGATGTCTTGCGCTATTACGCTGGCACTATCGCGGGTGAAAACCTCCAGGCTTATGGCGGCCTCGATTACCAAGGACAAACGTCTGATGGCTGGTTTTATGAGGCGGGTGCGATCGGCTTTATTAACCCTAACTACGATCGCTACAGCAACCTTTCTGCAGGGGTTGGTAAGCGAATCAACTTTGGCAAGGGTGGAGATAATCTGACCTTAGGCACCAGCGCTAACTGGGCACTTGATCAAGACACACGACTGGGAGATATTGAACAAATTGGGCAGGGTAGTGATATCACCCTTCGGGCTCGCCTAAATCTAGGCTCGTTCTCGGTGGGCGCTTCTCAACTCATTGGGGATGTTTTGCCTAA is drawn from Leptolyngbya sp. SIO1E4 and contains these coding sequences:
- a CDS encoding ShlB/FhaC/HecB family hemolysin secretion/activation protein; translated protein: MPSKFLGLYFCSAIASVGIWPSIALASMTLASPAFENSLDLRHRLAQVDPSQDRFPETPDLPQPLPEEAPQVPPSPPTDPPLPDTDTPFTVTDVQVTGSTLFEEATLDEIVAPYENREVTLRELQEAADAITQRYLNEGYITSRAIIGTQTIVDGVVQIQVLEGELEEIVVEGTETLQNYVRNRVALGGTRPLNQARLEDQLRLLRVDPMFENVEASLRAGSGVGKSRLIVRVTEASTIGGSVFTDNYSPPAVGDVRFGTRLEFRNLAGLGDTFFGAATLTNTYGSRVYEVGYRVPINPMNGTILLRYAPNDFRITSRDQPTFDLDTEGSTDIYEVSLRQPLIRTPRNEFALSLGYRFREGSTLISDIITDDSRISVFSFGQDYVHRDINGAWALQSQFRLGTERSEDTSLAAGDERDFFSWIGQVQRVQRLGRDHLMILQGSLQLSPDTLPGSEQFFIGGGLSVRGYDQNQRFGDNGIRFSIEDQITVTRDESGLPFFQITPFLEGGYIWNTDSETRVTDNNFMLGTGVGLLFNISDQFNARADFAYPLVDVQELSTDDPRGLRFHFNVGYRF